TCGCCCAGTTTCCGCTCGACACCTTTGCCGGATTCCAGTTGGGCGACGGCGGCGAGGAGTCGCCTGGCGTTGGCGGGCGTGCGCAGGAGGTAGGCAGTCTCCTCGAGCGCCTTGAAATCTTCCAGCGAGAGCATGACGACGGAGCGCTCGCCGTTGCGCGTGATGATCAGGGGCTCGTGGTCGTCGCAGACGCGGTCCATCGCGCTGGCGAGGTTGGCACGAACAGTGGTGTAGGTGATGGCATCCATATCTGGGCTCCCGGACTGTACGTAATACTGTACATACAGGGGCGGCAGGTGTCCAGGGGGACGGCCTTCAGCTCTTCGCCGGGAACGCCTCCGCGACCTGCTTCTTGATCTCCTTGAGGTTCTCCTGCAGATACTGCTCTTCTGCCGGGGTCAGGATCGTGAACGGTACCCGCACGACGCTCGCGGCGAACTTTACGTTGAGCCAATGCTGCCCGAGCGCGATGCCGCCCGGCAGGTGGAAGTAGATCCGGCCGATGCAGCCGCGGCGGATGGTGAGCTCGACCTGGTCGAAGACCATCGCGGGGGAGTCCACGTTGGCGAAGAAAGCGATGCGGCAGAGCTCGCTCGCGAACGTCGGAAAGTACAGGATCGAAGGGTTCTCGCGGGTGGCGCGCCACTGCAGAGCCTCGGCGCCGGCGGCCCGTTGATCATTCACCGCCGCCATGGGGAGGGTCTTGCCGTCCGGCGTCTCGAGCGAGATCGCGTCGCGCGTGAGGGAGTAGGCGGGGGTTTTGCCGAGCTGCGTCATTCCGACCTCGAGCAGCATCCACTCGCCGCCGATCGCGCGGTTGGCGGACATGAACCCGAGCACGACGAAGTCCTCGTCGTTGTAGGCGACGCGGAGGAACTTGCCCTTCAGGGTGATGACCTCCGGCACCCCGGGCTCGGGCATCTGGACGGTGGGCGGGTTCGGAGCCTGAGCCACTGCCGGAGCTCCCGGCGCGAGCGCCGCCGCA
The DNA window shown above is from Thermoanaerobaculia bacterium and carries:
- a CDS encoding type II toxin-antitoxin system prevent-host-death family antitoxin, yielding MDAITYTTVRANLASAMDRVCDDHEPLIITRNGERSVVMLSLEDFKALEETAYLLRTPANARRLLAAVAQLESGKGVERKLGD